GCCTTGTGAAGCCGTGAACGTGGTCGACAAGGCGCCGGTTTGCAGCGCGCCATGCACGGTGGCCGCGGCACCAGCTTCGCTTTGCATTTCGATGACGTCGGGAACGGCGCCGAAGATGTTTGTGCGTCCCTGAGCCGACCACGCGTCGGCGAGTTCTCCCATGGGCGAGGCGGGCGTAATGGGGTAGATGGCAATGACTTCGCTCAATCGATGGGCGATGGAAGCCGCCGCTTCGTTGCCGTCAACCGTTACAGGTTGTCGCGATTGCATGTTTAGCTCCTGCAGCGACATTCAGAATTGCCGTGTATGTCGTATGATCTGAAGTCTCCACAAATTCAAACCCTAATTGCTGGCAAATGGTCAACAGGCGTCGGTTGGTGACGCTGATTTGCCCGACGATTCGCTGGAGCTTTTCGTCTCGGCCAATTGCCGCAATCAAATCCATTAACTGAGTTCCCAGCCCCAAACCCTGGTAGACATCGCTGACGACGATTGCAAACTCGGCGCTATGGCTGGCGTGCAATTTAATTAGACGAGCCACGGCGGCCAGTTTGGGCGGCGTTTGTAGTTCGTCGATGGCAACCAGCGCGATTTGGCGGTCGTAATCGATAAAACACAAACGCGCCAAACGTTCGTGAGCCGTGCGTTGGCTTAACGATAAAACTTGCGCATAGCGCGAATAGACGGACTCTTGCGAGAGCGATTCGTGAAAGGACGCCATGAGCGATTCGTCTTCGGGGCGAATGGGCCGGATGAACAGGGTACGGCCGTCTTTCGCGGTCCAATGCGTCATATACTGCCGCGGATACGGCCGAATCACCGGTTGCGGCAAATCTGCACTGGCACAGGTGGCCGGGTGCAAAATCACCCGTGCATCCAAGGCGATGAAGCCATTTTCGCCGGCCAGCAGGGGATTGATTTCGATTTCACAAATTCTGGGTTGTTGGAGGACCAGGCGGCTGAAGCGGACCAGTAATTGCTCCAAAGCCGCAAGATCGACCGGTTTTCGCCCTCGAATTCCTTTCAGGGCACGATAGATTTTGGTGCGCTCCATCATGCGACGGGCGAGGGTCGAGGTTAAGGGAGGTAAGCCCAGCGCACGATCTTGAAATACTTCCACAAGCTGTCCACCGGCGCCGAAGGCGATGACCGGCCCCAACTGCGAATCGATTTTGCACCCGATCAGTAGTTCGTAACCGTTCATTCCAAGCATTTGCTGGACGGTAACGCCGTCGAAATGTCCCGGACCGGCAGCTTCTGCCACGGCTTTGGAAATGGAAACGAAGGCATTTGCAACTTGATCGTCCGACTGAAGGTTGAGCCGAACTCCAGCGACGTCGGTCTTATGTGAGATTGTCTTGGACAGTAGTTTCAGCGCGACGGGATAGCCAATTTTTCTGGCACAACGCACGGCGTCCGCCGAATTGGTCGCCACCAGCGTTTCGACCGTGGGAATGCCATAGGCGCTTAAAACCTGTTTGGACTCGGGTTCGGTTAAGAGCGTTCTGCCGGCGCTCAATGCGGTTTGCATTACGTCGGCCGCCAGGTATTGCGCTTCGCGGCTGCCGCCGTCGTCGCTCATTGAAGGGGTTTCGTACAGGGCGCGCAAAGCGTCGCTGTATTGCCACGTGTATTGAAAAGTACGTGCGGCGCTGTCGGGATAAGTGAAGGTGGGAATGCCCGCCTCATTGAGTATTTTCACACCTGGCGCCATTTGGCTGCCGCCAATCCAGTTGGACAATATGGGTTTGTCTTCCGACTTGACTTGGGCGACCAATTGCCGGGCGGTTTCGGCGGGATCGGCGATGGCCTGGGGCGCGAGAATGGCCAACAGACCGTCGCATTCCGGCGCGGCGGCCAAGATTTGCGCGCACTGTGCGAAGCGTTCCGGGCTGGCGTCGCCCAGCACGTCGACCGGATTTCCGTGGCTCCAATGGGAAGGCAAAAGGCGATTCAAAGAATCGAGTGTCGTCGAGGATAGATTCGCCAATTGGCCGCCGGATTCCATCAGGGCGTCGGTTGCCAACACACCGGGACCGCCGGCGTTGGTGACAATTGCCAACCGCGGCCCGCGCGGCCGAGGTTGTTTGGCCAGCGCTTCGAGCAGGTTGAACAATTGCGAAACGTGATGCACACGCACGGCCCCCACACGTCGAAAAGCGGCGTCGAGCACATCGTCGCTGCCGACCATGGCCCCGGTATGCGAGGCCGCCGCCTGCGAGGCTTTCTCGGATCGCCCGGCTTTGATGATAATGATCGGCTTTTGCAAGGCCACTTCGCGCGCCGCGGAAAGAAACGCCTTGGCGTTGCCGATGGACTCCATGTACATGACGATGCTGGTGGTGTGGGGATCGTCTCCCAGGAATTCGATCAAATCTCCCCAGCCGACGTCGAGCATCGATCCCACGGAAAACACATGGCTGAATCCGATGTTCTCGCTCACGCTCCAGTCCAAAATGGTGCTCAGCATGGCGCCGCTTTGGCTGATCAGGCCGACGTTTCCCGGTCGAGCCATCGAGGCGGCAAAAGTGGCGTTCAGTTTAGTGACGGGGCTCATTACGCCCATGCAGTTGGGGCCGATCAGGCGTAATTTTTTTCCGACGATCATGTTGCGGATTTCGTGCTCCAAAGCGGCGCCCGCGGAGCCGATTTCTTTGAACCCGGCCGAAATGACGATTGCGCCGCGAACATGCGCCTGCAGGCATTGAGCGATGGTCTGTGGCACGACGCAGGCCGGCACGACGATGACGGCCAAATCGATTGGTTCCGGCGCATCACCCAGGCTGGGGTAACACTGATGCCCCAGCACCGTCGAGCGACGGGGGTTGATCAAAAATACTTTTCCACCGAACGGGCTCCCCAGCAGATTCGCGACCAGCGAGCGTCCCACGCTATTTGGCTTTTCGGAGGCGCCGACCATCGCCACGTTTTTCGGGCGCACAAAGACGTCAAGCGGACCATGACGGACCGAAAACAAATCGTGGACTTGTTCGAAGGTTTGTGGCTGTTCGGACGTCACTAGCATAAACTCCGAATTACGAGTGCGGTCTGCTGTGGCCAGGAGCTGGATTGCCGGGTACTTTCACCCGCACGGGCGCTGTATTTGTCGCTCGGATTCCGATGGCTTGGTCGAAGGTCAAGATGTCAACCAATTGTGTACGAGTTTCGGTCAATCGCCCGGCCAAAGAATCGGAGAGGCGGCGCATCAGCCAGTATCCGAACGAATGATCGGCCTCGCAGGCGGCCAACACCTGGGCGGACGATATGGAAACTATCTTGGTTTCCTCCACGGCGGTGGCGGTCGTGGTCATCCGTCCGCCCAGCAACGCCGACCAGGCCAGCAGCTCCCCGGGGCCTAACGTCAAAAGCTGCACACTGCCGTGCCCCGGAACCTGGATATCCAAGGACACGCTGCCCGAGCAAATAATCATCAGTTGATCGTTTTCAGATTTTTCCCAAAACAACACCGCATGGGGAACAAAGCGGCGGATCGTTGCGGCGGCCGCCAGTTGCTTCAGCATCAAATCGGGAAAATCGGCGGTGAACCGTAGTTTTCGGAGCAATTGAGCGAGAGCTTCTGTCTCCATAACGCCACCCGGGTGTCGTGCGACCCATCGATTTAGGAATTGGGGCTAGTGTGTGTTTCTTCAGCGAAAGCGGCGAGCAGATCCATGGTCGAGACCACC
The nucleotide sequence above comes from Pirellulales bacterium. Encoded proteins:
- a CDS encoding bifunctional acetate--CoA ligase family protein/GNAT family N-acetyltransferase, with the translated sequence MLVTSEQPQTFEQVHDLFSVRHGPLDVFVRPKNVAMVGASEKPNSVGRSLVANLLGSPFGGKVFLINPRRSTVLGHQCYPSLGDAPEPIDLAVIVVPACVVPQTIAQCLQAHVRGAIVISAGFKEIGSAGAALEHEIRNMIVGKKLRLIGPNCMGVMSPVTKLNATFAASMARPGNVGLISQSGAMLSTILDWSVSENIGFSHVFSVGSMLDVGWGDLIEFLGDDPHTTSIVMYMESIGNAKAFLSAAREVALQKPIIIIKAGRSEKASQAAASHTGAMVGSDDVLDAAFRRVGAVRVHHVSQLFNLLEALAKQPRPRGPRLAIVTNAGGPGVLATDALMESGGQLANLSSTTLDSLNRLLPSHWSHGNPVDVLGDASPERFAQCAQILAAAPECDGLLAILAPQAIADPAETARQLVAQVKSEDKPILSNWIGGSQMAPGVKILNEAGIPTFTYPDSAARTFQYTWQYSDALRALYETPSMSDDGGSREAQYLAADVMQTALSAGRTLLTEPESKQVLSAYGIPTVETLVATNSADAVRCARKIGYPVALKLLSKTISHKTDVAGVRLNLQSDDQVANAFVSISKAVAEAAGPGHFDGVTVQQMLGMNGYELLIGCKIDSQLGPVIAFGAGGQLVEVFQDRALGLPPLTSTLARRMMERTKIYRALKGIRGRKPVDLAALEQLLVRFSRLVLQQPRICEIEINPLLAGENGFIALDARVILHPATCASADLPQPVIRPYPRQYMTHWTAKDGRTLFIRPIRPEDESLMASFHESLSQESVYSRYAQVLSLSQRTAHERLARLCFIDYDRQIALVAIDELQTPPKLAAVARLIKLHASHSAEFAIVVSDVYQGLGLGTQLMDLIAAIGRDEKLQRIVGQISVTNRRLLTICQQLGFEFVETSDHTTYTAILNVAAGAKHAIATTCNG
- a CDS encoding cyclic nucleotide-binding domain-containing protein: METEALAQLLRKLRFTADFPDLMLKQLAAAATIRRFVPHAVLFWEKSENDQLMIICSGSVSLDIQVPGHGSVQLLTLGPGELLAWSALLGGRMTTTATAVEETKIVSISSAQVLAACEADHSFGYWLMRRLSDSLAGRLTETRTQLVDILTFDQAIGIRATNTAPVRVKVPGNPAPGHSRPHS